Proteins from one Longimicrobiales bacterium genomic window:
- a CDS encoding PadR family transcriptional regulator, translating into MADKLDVRQGTLSLMILRTLEVLGPLHGYGVARRIEETSGNRLQLNYGTLYPALVKLEQEGSIVGEWGQSENNRRAKFYSLTRAGRKQLAREAREWHETADLIAAFLAPREEAI; encoded by the coding sequence ATGGCCGACAAGCTCGATGTCAGGCAGGGCACCCTTTCCCTCATGATTCTCCGGACCCTCGAAGTCCTCGGACCTCTCCACGGCTACGGTGTAGCGCGCCGGATCGAGGAGACGAGCGGGAACCGTCTGCAGCTCAACTACGGGACGCTGTATCCTGCGCTGGTCAAGCTGGAGCAGGAGGGGTCGATCGTGGGGGAGTGGGGGCAGTCGGAGAACAACCGGCGTGCGAAGTTCTACTCGCTGACACGGGCGGGCCGCAAACAGCTGGCGCGCGAAGCACGCGAATGGCATGAGACCGCCGATCTGATCGCGGCATTCCTCGCACCGCGCGAAGAGGCGATATGA
- a CDS encoding DUF2911 domain-containing protein: protein MRYRVTAIGALGVVLAAAGCAQRPTETYGFVATLGTDTTSVERVTRTGDRIVSDAVGRSPVVVRRRWEATLAPDGTVRHWTMHTHIPNAADGATDLYHEAVFNDSTVRLIRRTGSDTTDATYAKSFAVTVPWNAFVYGTYEMLFQAAAGLPDTSPIGQYFFEGWAEGSLGYARVRRLGGDSIAIRSTGLAGEGVARMDAEGRMQSYSGAGTTYRQEVERITDVPDIDAIAARFASDERTRGVSRSLSTRDTARATIDGVTFTIDYGRPLARDRTLLGGLIPHGQVWRTGANAATQLGVSERVVVGGIPLDSGTYTLWTLPAADSVLLIINRQTGQWGTQYGAAHDIARVPMEIATLTEPVEQFTIRVASADGADTAQLVMEWGTFRWSVDIRGTGPDRPRLPD, encoded by the coding sequence ATGAGATATCGGGTCACTGCCATCGGCGCACTCGGCGTCGTCCTGGCCGCAGCCGGGTGCGCGCAGCGGCCCACCGAGACGTATGGATTCGTCGCCACGCTCGGGACCGATACCACCTCCGTCGAGCGGGTCACTCGCACGGGAGACCGCATCGTGAGCGATGCGGTCGGCCGCTCGCCCGTCGTGGTGCGTCGGCGCTGGGAGGCCACGCTCGCGCCGGACGGCACCGTCCGCCACTGGACGATGCATACGCACATCCCCAACGCCGCCGACGGTGCAACCGACCTGTACCACGAGGCCGTGTTCAATGACAGCACGGTCCGACTGATACGTCGCACGGGCAGCGATACGACGGACGCGACGTACGCGAAGTCGTTCGCCGTGACCGTGCCGTGGAACGCGTTCGTGTACGGCACGTACGAGATGCTGTTCCAGGCGGCCGCCGGGCTGCCGGACACATCGCCCATCGGACAGTACTTCTTCGAGGGCTGGGCGGAAGGATCGCTCGGCTACGCGCGAGTGCGCCGGCTCGGCGGCGACAGCATCGCCATCAGGAGCACGGGCCTCGCCGGCGAAGGCGTCGCCCGCATGGATGCGGAGGGCCGCATGCAGTCGTATTCCGGTGCAGGCACCACGTACCGCCAGGAAGTGGAGCGCATCACGGACGTGCCCGACATCGATGCGATCGCAGCCCGCTTCGCGTCCGACGAACGAACGCGCGGAGTCTCGCGCTCCCTCAGCACGCGCGACACCGCGCGCGCCACGATCGACGGCGTGACGTTCACGATCGACTACGGCCGTCCGCTCGCGCGCGACCGCACGCTGCTGGGCGGGCTCATACCCCACGGGCAGGTGTGGCGCACCGGCGCCAACGCCGCCACCCAGCTCGGCGTGTCCGAACGAGTCGTGGTCGGCGGCATCCCGCTCGACAGCGGGACATACACGCTCTGGACGCTGCCCGCCGCCGACAGCGTACTGCTTATCATCAATCGCCAGACCGGCCAGTGGGGGACGCAGTACGGCGCTGCGCACGACATCGCACGCGTCCCGATGGAGATCGCCACACTGACCGAGCCCGTCGAGCAGTTCACGATCCGCGTCGCTTCCGCCGACGGGGCCGACACCGCACAACTCGTCATGGAATGGGGCACGTTCCGCTGGAGCGTCGATATCCGGGGGACGGGGCCGGACCGCCCCCGGCTTCCAGATTGA
- a CDS encoding metallophosphoesterase → MTPDVLRILFLADSHLGFDLPLRPRVARRRRGHDFLANHAAALEPALNGEVDAVVHGGDVFHRPDVNEALAWQALRPLVRAAEAGVPVFIVPGNHERARIPHARFADHPRVHVFDRARTYAIDVRGRRVAFAGFPFERHDVRSRFPELVERTGWRNHDATLRVLCMHHCAEGATVGISAGSRDFSFTTARDVVRVRDVPKSFAAVLSGHIHRRQALTTDLRGRPLDVPVLYPGSVERTSLAEIGETKGYMIVHVDAAGDGGRARWEFRDLYARPMIAEDIAVSGVGAVSGSSGPGTLSGSALDDAVRRIVAAAPADAVLRIRITGDLDAEHWRVLRAAHVRSFAPDTMNLEIRAGDGAPFGRPLTTRTARDRRRVATERGRRRREPDAPRPSDRSGPQLDLEFAL, encoded by the coding sequence ATGACCCCCGACGTCCTCCGCATCCTGTTCCTCGCCGACTCCCATCTCGGCTTCGACCTGCCGCTGCGGCCGCGCGTCGCGCGACGGCGGCGCGGCCACGATTTCCTGGCGAACCATGCCGCTGCGCTGGAGCCAGCACTGAACGGCGAGGTGGATGCGGTGGTGCATGGCGGCGACGTGTTTCACCGGCCGGACGTGAACGAGGCGCTGGCGTGGCAGGCACTGCGGCCGCTGGTGCGCGCGGCGGAGGCGGGCGTGCCGGTGTTCATCGTGCCGGGCAACCACGAGCGCGCGCGGATCCCGCACGCGCGGTTCGCGGACCACCCGCGCGTGCATGTGTTCGATCGGGCGCGCACGTATGCGATCGACGTGCGCGGCCGACGCGTCGCGTTCGCCGGCTTCCCGTTCGAGCGGCACGACGTGCGGTCGCGCTTTCCGGAGCTGGTGGAGCGCACCGGCTGGCGAAATCACGATGCGACGCTGCGCGTGCTGTGCATGCACCACTGTGCGGAGGGCGCCACGGTCGGGATCAGCGCAGGATCGCGCGACTTCTCGTTCACAACCGCTCGGGACGTCGTGCGTGTGCGCGACGTGCCCAAGTCGTTCGCGGCCGTGCTGTCCGGTCACATCCATCGCCGGCAGGCACTCACAACGGACCTGCGCGGCCGGCCGCTCGACGTGCCGGTGCTGTATCCGGGTTCGGTCGAGCGGACGTCGCTCGCCGAGATCGGCGAAACGAAGGGCTACATGATCGTGCACGTCGATGCGGCCGGCGACGGCGGCCGCGCGCGCTGGGAGTTCCGCGACCTGTATGCGCGGCCGATGATTGCCGAAGACATCGCGGTGAGCGGAGTCGGCGCGGTGAGCGGGTCGAGCGGACCGGGCACGCTGAGCGGAAGCGCGCTGGATGATGCGGTCCGCAGGATCGTCGCGGCTGCGCCGGCGGATGCCGTGCTGCGGATCCGGATCACGGGCGACCTCGACGCGGAGCATTGGCGTGTGCTGCGTGCCGCGCACGTGCGTTCGTTCGCGCCGGATACCATGAACCTCGAGATCCGCGCGGGCGATGGTGCGCCGTTCGGACGGCCGCTCACGACCCGGACCGCGCGCGATCGGCGGCGGGTGGCGACAGAGCGTGGTCGCCGGCGACGCGAGCCCGACGCGCCACGGCCGTCGGACCGGTCCGGACCGCAGCTCGATCTGGAGTTCGCGCTCTGA
- a CDS encoding GntR family transcriptional regulator codes for MTVRSDLIHHLRDHIIGAMHVGQLRGGDRLPSIRDVARDLGRNTRTVRAAFAALEKEGLVEVRGRSGVFVARQEIAGDERSEETARWLSSVIVEAWKRRIAVGALPGVIQSFTSSRQMTCGLVDLIEDGIVALKHELEHDWGFDVQVIAPDAIERTRDVDFFAATSFYAASIHSAVEALGKPLVVLTVHPRLKDALAARVREGSLTVVAMDPRFADRIRVGYSADDPSRVRFVAANDRKAVIALDREEPVLLTRAARRRLGSIDVPMVFPHSPTISPESARVLAMMLPGM; via the coding sequence ATGACGGTCCGCTCCGACCTGATCCATCACCTGCGCGATCACATCATTGGCGCCATGCATGTCGGCCAGCTGCGCGGCGGTGACCGCCTGCCGAGCATCAGGGACGTCGCCAGGGATCTCGGCAGGAACACACGCACGGTGCGCGCGGCATTCGCGGCGCTGGAGAAGGAAGGGCTCGTCGAGGTGCGCGGGCGGTCTGGCGTGTTCGTCGCGCGGCAGGAGATCGCGGGTGACGAGAGGTCGGAGGAGACGGCGCGCTGGCTGAGCAGTGTGATCGTGGAAGCGTGGAAGCGGCGGATCGCAGTCGGAGCGCTGCCCGGCGTGATTCAGAGCTTCACATCATCGCGGCAGATGACATGCGGGCTGGTGGATCTGATCGAGGATGGTATCGTCGCGCTGAAGCACGAGCTCGAGCACGACTGGGGCTTCGATGTGCAGGTCATTGCCCCCGATGCGATCGAGCGCACGCGCGACGTGGACTTCTTCGCGGCGACGAGTTTCTATGCGGCATCGATCCACTCGGCGGTGGAAGCGCTCGGGAAACCGCTCGTCGTGCTGACGGTCCATCCGCGTCTGAAGGACGCCCTGGCGGCGCGGGTCCGCGAAGGATCGCTGACGGTCGTCGCGATGGATCCGCGTTTCGCCGATCGCATCCGTGTCGGCTACTCGGCGGACGACCCATCCCGCGTTCGCTTCGTGGCAGCCAACGACCGCAAAGCGGTCATCGCACTCGATCGGGAGGAGCCGGTGCTGCTGACGCGCGCGGCACGGCGCAGGCTGGGGAGCATCGATGTGCCCATGGTCTTCCCGCACTCCCCCACGATCTCGCCTGAATCCGCTCGCGTGCTCGCGATGATGCTCCCGGGCATGTAG